A region from the Salvia splendens isolate huo1 chromosome 15, SspV2, whole genome shotgun sequence genome encodes:
- the LOC121769024 gene encoding PHD finger protein ALFIN-LIKE 4-like isoform X1, protein MDAAGYNPRTVEEVFRDFKGRRAGLIKALTTDVEEFFQQCDPEKENLCLYGFPSEQWEVNLPAEEVPPELPEPALGINFARDGMQEKDWLSLVAVHSDAWLLAVSFYFGARFGFDKADRKRLFNMINDLPTVFEVVTGAAKKQQKEKSSISNHSSNKLKSNPKPVSSNLKERAETPGKFSRPQPQSQPKDEDDGILDEEDEDEHGDTLCGACGDNYASDEFWICCDICEKWFHGKCVKITPARAEHIKQYKCPSCSNKRARQ, encoded by the exons ATGGATGCAGCAGGCTACAATCCCCGCACTGTTGAGGAAGTTTTTAGGGATTTCAAGGGCAGGAGAGCTGGACTCATCAAAGCTCTCACTACAG ATGTTGAAGAATTTTTCCAGCAGTGTGATCCTG AAAAGGAGAATTTGTGCTTGTACGGGTTTCCTAGTGAGCAATGGGAGGTCAATTTACCTGCTGAAGAAGTTCCACCGGAACTCCCTGAGCCCGCTTTAGGTATCAACTTTGCTAGGGATGGGATGCAAGAAAAGGACTGGTTATCTCTCGTTGCTGTCCACAGCGACGCTTGGTTGCTTGCTGTTTCCTTCTACTTTGGTGCTAGGTTTGGATTCGATAAAGCAGACAG GAAGCGGCTCTTCAACATGATCAATGATCTACCGACTGTATTTGAAGTTGTGACTGGTGCTGCCAAAAAACAGCAGAAAGAGAAATCTTCAATCTCAAATCACAGTAGCAACAAGTTAAAGTCAAACCCCAAACCGGTAAGCAGTAATCTCAAAGAG CGAGCTGAAACTCCTGGAAAGTTTTCAAGGCCACAGCCGCAGTCACAGCCAAAAGACGAAGACGATGGCATTCTAGACGAGGAAGATGAGGATGAGCACGGGGACACATTATGTGGTGCCTGTGGCGATAACTATGCATCCGATGAATTCTGGATTTGCTGCGACATATGCGAGAAGTGGTTTCATGGAAAATGCGTGAAGATCACTCCTGCCAGAGCCGAGCACATCAAGCAGTACAAGTGCCCCTCGTGCAGCAACAAGAGAGCTCGCCAGTAG
- the LOC121769024 gene encoding PHD finger protein ALFIN-LIKE 4-like isoform X2, with the protein MDAAGYNPRTVEEVFRDFKGRRAGLIKALTTDVEEFFQQCDPEKENLCLYGFPSEQWEVNLPAEEVPPELPEPALGINFARDGMQEKDWLSLVAVHSDAWLLAVSFYFGARFGFDKADRKRLFNMINDLPTVFEVVTGAAKKQQKEKSSISNHSSNKLKSNPKPRAETPGKFSRPQPQSQPKDEDDGILDEEDEDEHGDTLCGACGDNYASDEFWICCDICEKWFHGKCVKITPARAEHIKQYKCPSCSNKRARQ; encoded by the exons ATGGATGCAGCAGGCTACAATCCCCGCACTGTTGAGGAAGTTTTTAGGGATTTCAAGGGCAGGAGAGCTGGACTCATCAAAGCTCTCACTACAG ATGTTGAAGAATTTTTCCAGCAGTGTGATCCTG AAAAGGAGAATTTGTGCTTGTACGGGTTTCCTAGTGAGCAATGGGAGGTCAATTTACCTGCTGAAGAAGTTCCACCGGAACTCCCTGAGCCCGCTTTAGGTATCAACTTTGCTAGGGATGGGATGCAAGAAAAGGACTGGTTATCTCTCGTTGCTGTCCACAGCGACGCTTGGTTGCTTGCTGTTTCCTTCTACTTTGGTGCTAGGTTTGGATTCGATAAAGCAGACAG GAAGCGGCTCTTCAACATGATCAATGATCTACCGACTGTATTTGAAGTTGTGACTGGTGCTGCCAAAAAACAGCAGAAAGAGAAATCTTCAATCTCAAATCACAGTAGCAACAAGTTAAAGTCAAACCCCAAACCG CGAGCTGAAACTCCTGGAAAGTTTTCAAGGCCACAGCCGCAGTCACAGCCAAAAGACGAAGACGATGGCATTCTAGACGAGGAAGATGAGGATGAGCACGGGGACACATTATGTGGTGCCTGTGGCGATAACTATGCATCCGATGAATTCTGGATTTGCTGCGACATATGCGAGAAGTGGTTTCATGGAAAATGCGTGAAGATCACTCCTGCCAGAGCCGAGCACATCAAGCAGTACAAGTGCCCCTCGTGCAGCAACAAGAGAGCTCGCCAGTAG
- the LOC121767439 gene encoding PHD finger protein ALFIN-LIKE 4-like isoform X2, whose protein sequence is MYTWLLVPVAIDIGSCIVAFTKKENLCLYGFPNEQWEVNLPAEEVPPELPEPALGINFARDGMQEKDWLSLVAVHSDAWLLSVAFYFGARFGFDKADRKRLFNMINDVPTVFEVVTGAAKKHQKEKTLNNSSNKSKSNSKPRMIESTQPKFSHPQPKDEDPKDDDEVLDEEDDDEHGETLCGACGDNYASDEFWICCDICEKWFHGKCVKITPARAEHIKQYKCPSCSNKRARQ, encoded by the exons ATGTACACATGGCTATTGGTTCCCGTCGCTATTGACATTGGAAGTTGTATCGTTGCATTCACAA AGAAAGAGAATTTGTGCTTGTACGGGTTTCCAAATGAGCAATGGGAGGTCAATTTACCTGCTGAAGAAGTACCTCCGGAACTCCCTGAGCCTGCATTGGGAATCAACTTTGCTAGGGATGGGATGCAAGAAAAGGACTGGCTTTCTCTAGTTGCAGTCCACAGTGACGCATGGCTACTTTCTGTTGCCTTCTACTTTGGTGCTAGATTTGGATTCGATAAAGCTGACAG GAAGCGGCTTTTTAACATGATCAATGATGTCCCTACTGTGTTCGAAGTTGTGACAGGTGCTGCCAAGAAACACCAGAAAGAAAAAACTCTAAACAATAGCAGCAACAAGTCGAAATCCAACTCCAAACCG CGAATGATTGAAAGTACTCAGCCAAAGTTCTCACATCCACAGCCAAAGGACGAAGACCCAAAAGATGACGATGAGGTACTAGACGAGGAAGACGATGATGAGCATGGGGAGACACTATGCGGCGCCTGTGGAGATAACTATGCATCAGACGAATTCTGGATCTGCTGCGACATATGTGAGAAGTGGTTTCATGGCAAATGCGTGAAGATCACCCCTGCCAGAGCCGAGCACATCAAGCAGTACAAGTGTCCTTCGTGCAGCAACAAGAGAGCCCGTCAGTAG
- the LOC121767383 gene encoding polyadenylate-binding protein-interacting protein 3-like isoform X4 has protein sequence MNMQQVLPPRSSSNGYGHHKIEGDTATRFNMEVQVQDGSLFSGIFHAISGEDYGVILKMACSVKNGSPGQKNVSDSSEPPSKTLIIPATDLVQIMAKDVPVIRDGFLNELQRGKQQELMTDSCISQSRNVEAGRELERWVPDEDDPGCPELENIFDGPWNRGWDQFEVNKTLFGVKSTFDEELYTTKLDRGPQMRELEREALKIAREIEGEQTLDLHLAEERGIQIDGNIEIDEETRFSSVYRGNHERSYEDIVKTVLEDEEMQDVHDRRASKAEGSNSLNKESCLKVGLSANATAFDPSRFSSKVQDKESFFNELPKGSSCPDSQGVATSLARTSSSASSASDRGGGTSTSAGRGLSPSSSVASLSSEKSTLNPHAKEFKFNANAKSFVPFQTPRPISPIADNSFYYPPMATATHMHGMPSGVGAGPLFTAHPPVMYNPPATPMSQQFYHPNGPQYGQQMTVGQHWPVYFMPTYPH, from the exons ATGAATATGCAGCAAGTACTCCCACCTAGATCCTCTTCTAACGGATATGGTCACCATAAAATCGAAGGAGATACCGCAACAAGATTTAACA TGGAAGTACAGGTGCAAGATGGATCACTATTTTCTGGAATTTTTCATGCAATCAGCGGGGAGGATTATG GAGTTATTCTGAAAATGGCATGTTCAGTTAAGAATGGTTCTCCAGGTCAGAAAAATGTTTCAGATTCTTCCGAGCCTCCTTCTAAGACTTTGATAATACCTGCTACGGATCTTGTGCAAATCATGGCAAAG GACGTGCCTGTAATTAGGGATGGTTTCTTGAATGAGCTACAACGTGGAAAGCAGCAAGAGCTTATGACAGATTCCTGCATATCACAATCTCGGAATGTAGAGGCGGGGAGAGAATTGGAGCGATGGGTCCCTGATGAAGATGATCCTGGGTGTCCTGAACTGGAGAATATATTTGATGGTCCTTGGAACAG AGGCTGGGATCAGTTTGAGGTAAATAAAACTTTATTTGGAGTTAAGAGCACCTTTGATGAAGAGCTTTACACTACGAAGCTCGATAGAGGCCCTCAAATGAGAGAATTAGAAAGAGAAGCTCTAAAGATAGCTAGAGAGATTGAGGGGGAACAAACCCTTGATCTTCATCTCGCAGAG GAAAGAGGTATTCAAATTGATGGGAACATTGAGATAGATGAAGAAACTCGCTTTTCTTCAGTCTACCGGGGAAATCATGAGAGATCATATGAAGATATTGTGAAGACAGTATTGGAGGATGAAGAAATGCAAGAT GTACATGATCGGAGAGCATCTAAAGCCGAGG GTTCAAACTCATTGAATAAAGAAAGCTGTCTGAAGGTTGGATTATCTGCGAATGCTACTGCATTTGATCCATCACGTTTTTCATCCAAAGTTCAGGATAAGGAAAGCTTCTTCAACGAGTTACCAAAGGGTTCATCATGTCCTGACTCACAAGGGGTAGCAACCTCTCTTGCCCGGACCAGTAGCTCTGCATCGTCCGCATCTGATCGCGGAGGAGGTACCTCAACTTCTGCTGGCCGTGGATTGTCTCCTAGTTCATCTGTTGCTTCGCTGTCTTCAGAGAAGTCAACACTTAATCCACATGCCAAG gaatttaaatttaatgcaAATGCTAAGAGCTTCGTCCCATTTCAGACACCTAGACCGATTTCTCCTATTGCAGATAATTCCTTCTACTATCCACCTATGGCTACTGCAACACATATGCATGGCATGCCATCTGGTGTTGGG GCTGGACCTTTGTTTACTGCACATCCGCCAGTTATGTATAATCCACCGGCTACACCAATGTCTCAACAATTTTACCATCCAAACGGACCTCAG TATGGACAACAGATGACAGTAGGACAACACTGGCCAGTTTACTTCATGCCCACATATCCACAT TAA
- the LOC121767383 gene encoding polyadenylate-binding protein-interacting protein 3-like isoform X3 has product MNMQQVLPPRSSSNGYGHHKIEGDTATRFNSVADSHESNSCDRLIYLTTCLIGHKVEVQVQDGSLFSGIFHAISGEDYGVILKMACSVKNGSPGQKNVSDSSEPPSKTLIIPATDLVQIMAKDVPVIRDGFLNELQRGKQQELMTDSCISQSRNVEAGRELERWVPDEDDPGCPELENIFDGPWNRGWDQFEVNKTLFGVKSTFDEELYTTKLDRGPQMRELEREALKIAREIEGEQTLDLHLAEERGIQIDGNIEIDEETRFSSVYRGNHERSYEDIVKTVLEDEEMQDVHDRRASKAEGSNSLNKESCLKVGLSANATAFDPSRFSSKVQDKESFFNELPKGSSCPDSQGVATSLARTSSSASSASDRGGGTSTSAGRGLSPSSSVASLSSEKSTLNPHAKEFKFNANAKSFVPFQTPRPISPIADNSFYYPPMATATHMHGMPSGVGAGPLFTAHPPVMYNPPATPMSQQFYHPNGPQMTVGQHWPVYFMPTYPH; this is encoded by the exons ATGAATATGCAGCAAGTACTCCCACCTAGATCCTCTTCTAACGGATATGGTCACCATAAAATCGAAGGAGATACCGCAACAAGATTTAACA GTGTAGCAGACTCACATGAATCAAATTCTTGTGATAGACTTATATATTTAACTACATGCCTCATTGGGCATAAAGTGGAAGTACAGGTGCAAGATGGATCACTATTTTCTGGAATTTTTCATGCAATCAGCGGGGAGGATTATG GAGTTATTCTGAAAATGGCATGTTCAGTTAAGAATGGTTCTCCAGGTCAGAAAAATGTTTCAGATTCTTCCGAGCCTCCTTCTAAGACTTTGATAATACCTGCTACGGATCTTGTGCAAATCATGGCAAAG GACGTGCCTGTAATTAGGGATGGTTTCTTGAATGAGCTACAACGTGGAAAGCAGCAAGAGCTTATGACAGATTCCTGCATATCACAATCTCGGAATGTAGAGGCGGGGAGAGAATTGGAGCGATGGGTCCCTGATGAAGATGATCCTGGGTGTCCTGAACTGGAGAATATATTTGATGGTCCTTGGAACAG AGGCTGGGATCAGTTTGAGGTAAATAAAACTTTATTTGGAGTTAAGAGCACCTTTGATGAAGAGCTTTACACTACGAAGCTCGATAGAGGCCCTCAAATGAGAGAATTAGAAAGAGAAGCTCTAAAGATAGCTAGAGAGATTGAGGGGGAACAAACCCTTGATCTTCATCTCGCAGAG GAAAGAGGTATTCAAATTGATGGGAACATTGAGATAGATGAAGAAACTCGCTTTTCTTCAGTCTACCGGGGAAATCATGAGAGATCATATGAAGATATTGTGAAGACAGTATTGGAGGATGAAGAAATGCAAGAT GTACATGATCGGAGAGCATCTAAAGCCGAGG GTTCAAACTCATTGAATAAAGAAAGCTGTCTGAAGGTTGGATTATCTGCGAATGCTACTGCATTTGATCCATCACGTTTTTCATCCAAAGTTCAGGATAAGGAAAGCTTCTTCAACGAGTTACCAAAGGGTTCATCATGTCCTGACTCACAAGGGGTAGCAACCTCTCTTGCCCGGACCAGTAGCTCTGCATCGTCCGCATCTGATCGCGGAGGAGGTACCTCAACTTCTGCTGGCCGTGGATTGTCTCCTAGTTCATCTGTTGCTTCGCTGTCTTCAGAGAAGTCAACACTTAATCCACATGCCAAG gaatttaaatttaatgcaAATGCTAAGAGCTTCGTCCCATTTCAGACACCTAGACCGATTTCTCCTATTGCAGATAATTCCTTCTACTATCCACCTATGGCTACTGCAACACATATGCATGGCATGCCATCTGGTGTTGGG GCTGGACCTTTGTTTACTGCACATCCGCCAGTTATGTATAATCCACCGGCTACACCAATGTCTCAACAATTTTACCATCCAAACGGACCTCAG ATGACAGTAGGACAACACTGGCCAGTTTACTTCATGCCCACATATCCACAT TAA
- the LOC121767383 gene encoding polyadenylate-binding protein-interacting protein 3-like isoform X1, with protein sequence MNMQQVLPPRSSSNGYGHHKIEGDTATRFNSVADSHESNSCDRLIYLTTCLIGHKVEVQVQDGSLFSGIFHAISGEDYGVILKMACSVKNGSPGQKNVSDSSEPPSKTLIIPATDLVQIMAKDVPVIRDGFLNELQRGKQQELMTDSCISQSRNVEAGRELERWVPDEDDPGCPELENIFDGPWNRGWDQFEVNKTLFGVKSTFDEELYTTKLDRGPQMRELEREALKIAREIEGEQTLDLHLAEERGIQIDGNIEIDEETRFSSVYRGNHERSYEDIVKTVLEDEEMQDVHDRRASKAEGSNSLNKESCLKVGLSANATAFDPSRFSSKVQDKESFFNELPKGSSCPDSQGVATSLARTSSSASSASDRGGGTSTSAGRGLSPSSSVASLSSEKSTLNPHAKEFKFNANAKSFVPFQTPRPISPIADNSFYYPPMATATHMHGMPSGVGAGPLFTAHPPVMYNPPATPMSQQFYHPNGPQYGQQMTVGQHWPVYFMPTYPH encoded by the exons ATGAATATGCAGCAAGTACTCCCACCTAGATCCTCTTCTAACGGATATGGTCACCATAAAATCGAAGGAGATACCGCAACAAGATTTAACA GTGTAGCAGACTCACATGAATCAAATTCTTGTGATAGACTTATATATTTAACTACATGCCTCATTGGGCATAAAGTGGAAGTACAGGTGCAAGATGGATCACTATTTTCTGGAATTTTTCATGCAATCAGCGGGGAGGATTATG GAGTTATTCTGAAAATGGCATGTTCAGTTAAGAATGGTTCTCCAGGTCAGAAAAATGTTTCAGATTCTTCCGAGCCTCCTTCTAAGACTTTGATAATACCTGCTACGGATCTTGTGCAAATCATGGCAAAG GACGTGCCTGTAATTAGGGATGGTTTCTTGAATGAGCTACAACGTGGAAAGCAGCAAGAGCTTATGACAGATTCCTGCATATCACAATCTCGGAATGTAGAGGCGGGGAGAGAATTGGAGCGATGGGTCCCTGATGAAGATGATCCTGGGTGTCCTGAACTGGAGAATATATTTGATGGTCCTTGGAACAG AGGCTGGGATCAGTTTGAGGTAAATAAAACTTTATTTGGAGTTAAGAGCACCTTTGATGAAGAGCTTTACACTACGAAGCTCGATAGAGGCCCTCAAATGAGAGAATTAGAAAGAGAAGCTCTAAAGATAGCTAGAGAGATTGAGGGGGAACAAACCCTTGATCTTCATCTCGCAGAG GAAAGAGGTATTCAAATTGATGGGAACATTGAGATAGATGAAGAAACTCGCTTTTCTTCAGTCTACCGGGGAAATCATGAGAGATCATATGAAGATATTGTGAAGACAGTATTGGAGGATGAAGAAATGCAAGAT GTACATGATCGGAGAGCATCTAAAGCCGAGG GTTCAAACTCATTGAATAAAGAAAGCTGTCTGAAGGTTGGATTATCTGCGAATGCTACTGCATTTGATCCATCACGTTTTTCATCCAAAGTTCAGGATAAGGAAAGCTTCTTCAACGAGTTACCAAAGGGTTCATCATGTCCTGACTCACAAGGGGTAGCAACCTCTCTTGCCCGGACCAGTAGCTCTGCATCGTCCGCATCTGATCGCGGAGGAGGTACCTCAACTTCTGCTGGCCGTGGATTGTCTCCTAGTTCATCTGTTGCTTCGCTGTCTTCAGAGAAGTCAACACTTAATCCACATGCCAAG gaatttaaatttaatgcaAATGCTAAGAGCTTCGTCCCATTTCAGACACCTAGACCGATTTCTCCTATTGCAGATAATTCCTTCTACTATCCACCTATGGCTACTGCAACACATATGCATGGCATGCCATCTGGTGTTGGG GCTGGACCTTTGTTTACTGCACATCCGCCAGTTATGTATAATCCACCGGCTACACCAATGTCTCAACAATTTTACCATCCAAACGGACCTCAG TATGGACAACAGATGACAGTAGGACAACACTGGCCAGTTTACTTCATGCCCACATATCCACAT TAA
- the LOC121767439 gene encoding PHD finger protein ALFIN-LIKE 3-like isoform X1, whose amino-acid sequence MEQGYNPRTVEEVFRDFKGRRTGLIKALTTDVEEFFQQCDPEKENLCLYGFPNEQWEVNLPAEEVPPELPEPALGINFARDGMQEKDWLSLVAVHSDAWLLSVAFYFGARFGFDKADRKRLFNMINDVPTVFEVVTGAAKKHQKEKTLNNSSNKSKSNSKPRMIESTQPKFSHPQPKDEDPKDDDEVLDEEDDDEHGETLCGACGDNYASDEFWICCDICEKWFHGKCVKITPARAEHIKQYKCPSCSNKRARQ is encoded by the exons ATGGAGCAGGGCTACAATCCTCGGACTGTTGAAGAAGTGTTTAGGGATTTCAAGGGCAGAAGAACTGGACTCATCAAAGCCCTCACCACAG ATGTTGAAGAATTTTTCCAGCAGTGTGATCCTG AGAAAGAGAATTTGTGCTTGTACGGGTTTCCAAATGAGCAATGGGAGGTCAATTTACCTGCTGAAGAAGTACCTCCGGAACTCCCTGAGCCTGCATTGGGAATCAACTTTGCTAGGGATGGGATGCAAGAAAAGGACTGGCTTTCTCTAGTTGCAGTCCACAGTGACGCATGGCTACTTTCTGTTGCCTTCTACTTTGGTGCTAGATTTGGATTCGATAAAGCTGACAG GAAGCGGCTTTTTAACATGATCAATGATGTCCCTACTGTGTTCGAAGTTGTGACAGGTGCTGCCAAGAAACACCAGAAAGAAAAAACTCTAAACAATAGCAGCAACAAGTCGAAATCCAACTCCAAACCG CGAATGATTGAAAGTACTCAGCCAAAGTTCTCACATCCACAGCCAAAGGACGAAGACCCAAAAGATGACGATGAGGTACTAGACGAGGAAGACGATGATGAGCATGGGGAGACACTATGCGGCGCCTGTGGAGATAACTATGCATCAGACGAATTCTGGATCTGCTGCGACATATGTGAGAAGTGGTTTCATGGCAAATGCGTGAAGATCACCCCTGCCAGAGCCGAGCACATCAAGCAGTACAAGTGTCCTTCGTGCAGCAACAAGAGAGCCCGTCAGTAG
- the LOC121767383 gene encoding polyadenylate-binding protein-interacting protein 3-like isoform X2, whose translation MNMQQVLPPRSSSNGYGHHKIEGDTATRFNNSHESNSCDRLIYLTTCLIGHKVEVQVQDGSLFSGIFHAISGEDYGVILKMACSVKNGSPGQKNVSDSSEPPSKTLIIPATDLVQIMAKDVPVIRDGFLNELQRGKQQELMTDSCISQSRNVEAGRELERWVPDEDDPGCPELENIFDGPWNRGWDQFEVNKTLFGVKSTFDEELYTTKLDRGPQMRELEREALKIAREIEGEQTLDLHLAEERGIQIDGNIEIDEETRFSSVYRGNHERSYEDIVKTVLEDEEMQDVHDRRASKAEGSNSLNKESCLKVGLSANATAFDPSRFSSKVQDKESFFNELPKGSSCPDSQGVATSLARTSSSASSASDRGGGTSTSAGRGLSPSSSVASLSSEKSTLNPHAKEFKFNANAKSFVPFQTPRPISPIADNSFYYPPMATATHMHGMPSGVGAGPLFTAHPPVMYNPPATPMSQQFYHPNGPQYGQQMTVGQHWPVYFMPTYPH comes from the exons ATGAATATGCAGCAAGTACTCCCACCTAGATCCTCTTCTAACGGATATGGTCACCATAAAATCGAAGGAGATACCGCAACAAGATTTAACA ACTCACATGAATCAAATTCTTGTGATAGACTTATATATTTAACTACATGCCTCATTGGGCATAAAGTGGAAGTACAGGTGCAAGATGGATCACTATTTTCTGGAATTTTTCATGCAATCAGCGGGGAGGATTATG GAGTTATTCTGAAAATGGCATGTTCAGTTAAGAATGGTTCTCCAGGTCAGAAAAATGTTTCAGATTCTTCCGAGCCTCCTTCTAAGACTTTGATAATACCTGCTACGGATCTTGTGCAAATCATGGCAAAG GACGTGCCTGTAATTAGGGATGGTTTCTTGAATGAGCTACAACGTGGAAAGCAGCAAGAGCTTATGACAGATTCCTGCATATCACAATCTCGGAATGTAGAGGCGGGGAGAGAATTGGAGCGATGGGTCCCTGATGAAGATGATCCTGGGTGTCCTGAACTGGAGAATATATTTGATGGTCCTTGGAACAG AGGCTGGGATCAGTTTGAGGTAAATAAAACTTTATTTGGAGTTAAGAGCACCTTTGATGAAGAGCTTTACACTACGAAGCTCGATAGAGGCCCTCAAATGAGAGAATTAGAAAGAGAAGCTCTAAAGATAGCTAGAGAGATTGAGGGGGAACAAACCCTTGATCTTCATCTCGCAGAG GAAAGAGGTATTCAAATTGATGGGAACATTGAGATAGATGAAGAAACTCGCTTTTCTTCAGTCTACCGGGGAAATCATGAGAGATCATATGAAGATATTGTGAAGACAGTATTGGAGGATGAAGAAATGCAAGAT GTACATGATCGGAGAGCATCTAAAGCCGAGG GTTCAAACTCATTGAATAAAGAAAGCTGTCTGAAGGTTGGATTATCTGCGAATGCTACTGCATTTGATCCATCACGTTTTTCATCCAAAGTTCAGGATAAGGAAAGCTTCTTCAACGAGTTACCAAAGGGTTCATCATGTCCTGACTCACAAGGGGTAGCAACCTCTCTTGCCCGGACCAGTAGCTCTGCATCGTCCGCATCTGATCGCGGAGGAGGTACCTCAACTTCTGCTGGCCGTGGATTGTCTCCTAGTTCATCTGTTGCTTCGCTGTCTTCAGAGAAGTCAACACTTAATCCACATGCCAAG gaatttaaatttaatgcaAATGCTAAGAGCTTCGTCCCATTTCAGACACCTAGACCGATTTCTCCTATTGCAGATAATTCCTTCTACTATCCACCTATGGCTACTGCAACACATATGCATGGCATGCCATCTGGTGTTGGG GCTGGACCTTTGTTTACTGCACATCCGCCAGTTATGTATAATCCACCGGCTACACCAATGTCTCAACAATTTTACCATCCAAACGGACCTCAG TATGGACAACAGATGACAGTAGGACAACACTGGCCAGTTTACTTCATGCCCACATATCCACAT TAA